The following are from one region of the Anguilla rostrata isolate EN2019 chromosome 7, ASM1855537v3, whole genome shotgun sequence genome:
- the elk3 gene encoding ETS domain-containing protein Elk-3 isoform X2 gives MESAITLWQFLLQLLLDQNHKHLICWTSNDGEFKLLKSEEVAKLWGLRKNKTNMNYDKLSRALRYYYDKNIIKKVIGQKFVYKFVSFPDILKMDPQAVEMGRDGGGAMLQEAESLGPDGEEEDPSKLPLSALRSPACRNDYIHSGLYSSFTVSSLRNQQHLLRAIKVEKQRTEREDEARTVIRFVANRSEKKGGALPVVSLPSSPPASSSSSAEVFFASSRPSPSRRPSASCTPSPSPSGSPAFAVGRGRSPGAEEDDPEPCAQPLNLSAGHRERLSNPPEKRGAGGGPPAKTRKPKGLEISAPSLLLSASDIGSIALNSPALPSGSLTPAFFTAQTPSGLLLTPSPLLSGIHFWSSLSPVAPLSPARLQGHSSLFQFPTLLNGHIPVPIPNLDGSSSPLLLSSSAQKS, from the exons ATGGAGAGTGCCATCACACTGTGGCAGTTCCTGCTGCAGCTACTGTTGGACCAGAACCACAAGCACTTGATCTGCTGGACCTCCAATGATGGGGAGTTCAAGCTGCTCAAGTCGGAGGAGGTGGCCAAGCTGTGGGGCCTACGCAAGAACAAGACCAACATGAACTACGACAAACTCAGCAGGGCCCTGCGCTACTACTACGACAAG aACATCATCAAGAAGGTGATTGGCCAGAAGTTTGTGTACAAGTTCGTGTCATTCCCGGACATACTAAAGATGGACCCCCAGGCCGTGGAGatggggcgggacgggggcggggccatgcTCCAGGAGGCGGAGTCGCTGGGTCCCGACGGCGAGGAGGAGGACCCCTCCAAACTGCCGCTGTCGGCCCTCCGCTCCCCCGCCTGCCGCAACGACTACATCCACTCGGGCCTGTACTCCTCCTTCACCGTCAGCTCGCTGCGGAACCAGCAGCACCTGCTGCGCGCCATCAAGGTGGAGAAGCAGCGGACGGAGCGCGAGGACGAGGCGCGGACCGTCATCCGCTTCGTGGCCAACCGGTCGGAGAAGAAGGGCGGGGCGCTGCCGGTGGTGTCCCTCCCGTCCTCCCCCCCggcctcgtcctcgtcctcggcCGAGGTCTTCTTCGCCTCCTCCAGGCCGTCCCCGTCCCGCCGGCCCTCCGcctcctgcaccccctccccctccccctccggcaGCCCGGCGTTCGCCGTGGGCCGCGGGCGGAGCCCCGGGGCGGAGGAGGACGACCCGGAGCCGTGCGCTCAGCCGCTGAACCTGTCGGCGGGCCACAGGGAGCGCCTCTCGAACCCGCCCGAGAAGAGGGGCGCCGGCGGCGGGCCCCCCGCCAAAACCAGGAAGCCGAAGGGCCTGGAGATCTCCGCCCCGTCCCTGCTGCTGTCCGCCAGCGACATCGGCTCCATCGCGCTCAACAGCCCCGCGCTGCCCTCAGGGTCCCTGACCCCCGCCTTCTtcactgcacag aCTCCCTCCGGGCTGTTGCTGACCCCCAGTCCCCTGCTCTCCGGCATTCACTTTTGGAGCAGCTTGAGTCCCGTCGCCCCCCTGAGTCCCGCCCGGCTGCAGGGACACAGTTCCCTATTCCAG
- the elk3 gene encoding ETS domain-containing protein Elk-3 isoform X1, which produces MESAITLWQFLLQLLLDQNHKHLICWTSNDGEFKLLKSEEVAKLWGLRKNKTNMNYDKLSRALRYYYDKNIIKKVIGQKFVYKFVSFPDILKMDPQAVEMGRDGGGAMLQEAESLGPDGEEEDPSKLPLSALRSPACRNDYIHSGLYSSFTVSSLRNQQHLLRAIKVEKQRTEREDEARTVIRFVANRSEKKGGALPVVSLPSSPPASSSSSAEVFFASSRPSPSRRPSASCTPSPSPSGSPAFAVGRGRSPGAEEDDPEPCAQPLNLSAGHRERLSNPPEKRGAGGGPPAKTRKPKGLEISAPSLLLSASDIGSIALNSPALPSGSLTPAFFTAQVSLSPAFLTAQVSLSPAFFTAQVSLSPAFFTAQVSLSPAFFTAQTPSGLLLTPSPLLSGIHFWSSLSPVAPLSPARLQGHSSLFQFPTLLNGHIPVPIPNLDGSSSPLLLSSSAQKS; this is translated from the exons ATGGAGAGTGCCATCACACTGTGGCAGTTCCTGCTGCAGCTACTGTTGGACCAGAACCACAAGCACTTGATCTGCTGGACCTCCAATGATGGGGAGTTCAAGCTGCTCAAGTCGGAGGAGGTGGCCAAGCTGTGGGGCCTACGCAAGAACAAGACCAACATGAACTACGACAAACTCAGCAGGGCCCTGCGCTACTACTACGACAAG aACATCATCAAGAAGGTGATTGGCCAGAAGTTTGTGTACAAGTTCGTGTCATTCCCGGACATACTAAAGATGGACCCCCAGGCCGTGGAGatggggcgggacgggggcggggccatgcTCCAGGAGGCGGAGTCGCTGGGTCCCGACGGCGAGGAGGAGGACCCCTCCAAACTGCCGCTGTCGGCCCTCCGCTCCCCCGCCTGCCGCAACGACTACATCCACTCGGGCCTGTACTCCTCCTTCACCGTCAGCTCGCTGCGGAACCAGCAGCACCTGCTGCGCGCCATCAAGGTGGAGAAGCAGCGGACGGAGCGCGAGGACGAGGCGCGGACCGTCATCCGCTTCGTGGCCAACCGGTCGGAGAAGAAGGGCGGGGCGCTGCCGGTGGTGTCCCTCCCGTCCTCCCCCCCggcctcgtcctcgtcctcggcCGAGGTCTTCTTCGCCTCCTCCAGGCCGTCCCCGTCCCGCCGGCCCTCCGcctcctgcaccccctccccctccccctccggcaGCCCGGCGTTCGCCGTGGGCCGCGGGCGGAGCCCCGGGGCGGAGGAGGACGACCCGGAGCCGTGCGCTCAGCCGCTGAACCTGTCGGCGGGCCACAGGGAGCGCCTCTCGAACCCGCCCGAGAAGAGGGGCGCCGGCGGCGGGCCCCCCGCCAAAACCAGGAAGCCGAAGGGCCTGGAGATCTCCGCCCCGTCCCTGCTGCTGTCCGCCAGCGACATCGGCTCCATCGCGCTCAACAGCCCCGCGCTGCCCTCAGGGTCCCTGACCCCCGCCTTCTtcactgcacaggtgagtctCAGCCCCGCCTTCCtcactgcacag gtgagtctCAGCCCCGCCTTCTtcactgcacaggtgagtctCAGCCCCGCCTTCTtcactgcacaggtgagtctCAGCCCCGCCTTCTtcactgcacag aCTCCCTCCGGGCTGTTGCTGACCCCCAGTCCCCTGCTCTCCGGCATTCACTTTTGGAGCAGCTTGAGTCCCGTCGCCCCCCTGAGTCCCGCCCGGCTGCAGGGACACAGTTCCCTATTCCAG